A single region of the Salvia splendens isolate huo1 chromosome 18, SspV2, whole genome shotgun sequence genome encodes:
- the LOC121776688 gene encoding uncharacterized protein LOC121776688, translating to MDFFVFRAQGFKQLFHEFYMQDIIGVVVDTGKIVTYSTSKLIEIRLSDSDHNMLFCTLWGDVDSYLQQLERIKGKMPIIIVQFCKPTLLRGTIRVSTHFNTSRVYINQDIDEISNFKERISGDIAFLSQESIYRFTDTRVSNEFDGLVVKTLADVQEDVVVKIKNEFNCEKCDNSDGIAIPRFLFIMNVVDGSSNASLLLWDRECVQLLGKKVDEIQLGHEEFAGTDVVLHGSTSSTNDTHTKLIAKESLKRSLDVEILGQTIVVGGEQKKLMIKQEKN from the exons ATGGACTTTTTTGTGTTCAGGGCACAAGGATTCAAGCAACTATTCCACGAATTCTACATGCAAG ATATCATTGGTGTGGTTGTCGACACTGGAAAAATTGTTACGTATTCTACATCTAAACTCATCGAAATTCGACTATCAGATTCTGA CCATAACATGCTCTTTTGCACATTGTGGGGAGATGTTGATTCCTATCTTCAACAATTGGAAAGAATTAAGGGGAAAATGCCCATTATTATTGTCCAATTTTGCAAGCCAACTTTGCTTCGCG GCACGATTCGTGTGAGTACCCACTTTAATACATCTAGGGTTTACATCAACCAAGATATTGATGAGATTTCCAATTTCAAAGAGAG GATTTCTGGTGACATCGCTTTCTTGTCTCAAGAATCAATTTATCGTTTTACTGATACAAGGGTGTCTAATGAATTTGATGGCTTGGTCGTAAAGACTCTTGCAGATGTACAAGAAGATGTG GTTGTGAAGATTAAGAATGAGTTCAACTGTGAGAAATGTGATAATTCTGATGGGATTGCCATTCCGAG GTTCCTGTTCATCATGAACGTTGTTGATGGTAGTAGCAATGCATCATTGCTATTATGGGATCGAGAATGTGTCCAACTATTAGGGAAAAAAGTTGATGAAATTCAACTTGGCCATGAGGAG TTTGCTGGAACGGACGTTGTTCTGCATGGCTCTACCTCTAGTACCAACGACACTCATACTAAATTGATTGCTAAAGAATCATTGAAAAGAAGTTTGGATGTTGAAATTTTAGGACAAACGATTGTTGTTGGTGGTGAGCAGAAGAAATTAATGATCAAGCAGGAGAAGAATTAG